The sequence CAGATAGTGTTCTTCTATCGCAGTGGAAATCTCAGGGTTCATCCCCTCTTTTTCAGCATAAATCCTGCCCATTATGCCCTGCAATTCTGGGAACTCGAAAACCATCTGCGTAACAAGATCGCATTTTAAGAGAGTGGAAGAATTTTTTATAAGGTCTTCGTCTAAATTTATATCAAAAAATCTATTAAAAGCAAGTGATAGTTCTCTAATTCTAAAAGTCTTATCAAGATAGTTTCCAAGGCCCTCCAGGTATGAGATGGTACCAAGATCGTCCAATCTGTCCCTAAGCTTTTTTGTTAAGTCCTTTTTCATAAAGAACATCGCATCTGAAAGTCTTGCTTTTAAAACCTTTTCGTTTCCGGCACAAACAATCTTCGTGTCCTTGTCCACCCCATTTATTATCCCGACAAAATTTGGCATTATTTTGTCATTTTCATCTACCACAGCAAAATATCTCTGATGCCTTGCCATAACTGTTATGAGCACTTCCTTAGGAAGTTTTAAAAAATCAGGATTGAAAGACCCTAAAAATGCCTTTGGACTCTCAACCAAAAACAATACTTCTCTGAGAAGATCTTCATCATAAACAATTTTTTTGTCCTTGCCCAGGATATTTTTAATTTCAAGATCTATGCGTTTAGCTCTTTCGTCTTGATTAAGGATAATATTTCTTTCTTTCATAATCTTAAAATAATCTTCAATTGAATTCACTTCATATTTTTCAGATGGAGTAAATCTCTCAAGATATGTAAATTCATCTGAGCTCATCTCTCCCAGGCTCAGCTTCACGGGGCCTTCGTCAGACATTGACAATATCCATCTAATGGGCCTGACAAATCTTATGCCTACACCCCATCTCATATTCTTTGGCATCTTCAACTCTGAGACTATCCTTGGCACGAGATCACGAATAACATCTGAGGCCTTTATGCCCTTATCACTTTTATAAAATGCCACATATTCGCCATTATCGGTCTTGTCAATCTCTACCTCTTCAATAGAAATATTAAACTTTTCCACAAACTTAAATAGAGCAGGCAATGGCTTCATATCAGAATCATAAGCAAACCTTACAGGTGGACCCTTTATCTTTTGTTTCTTTACTGGAGTCGAATCTGGTAGTTGAGTTAATAAAACAATTCTTCTTGGGGTAGCATAACATTCTGTTTTTTGCTTGATCATTTCAAGATCTTCGCCACTAAATATCTCTGATAATTTATTTAAAAAAACGTCTTTAAAGTCTGCGTAAACACTGGATGCAAAATTGAAGGGCATTTCCTCACAGCCTATTTCTAATAAATATCTCATAAAATTATCTATACTTCCTCGCTTTCTTTAGAATAGTGTTCATTAGGTTATGCATTTTTCTTCTTGTGCTCTATATGGTTTTCTTCAACATTTACCATTTTCTTAGCTACTTCTTTCGCGAGGTTTCTGACCCTTGAAATGTAGTGTGTTCTCTCCAGAACTCCAATCGCCCCTCGCGCATCAAGAAGGTTGAAGTTATGAGAACATTTTAAGACATAATCATAAGCAGGTCTAACCAAACCCAGATTTACCAATCGCAGAGCTTGTTGTTCATAATCATCAAAATGCCTTCTAAGCATTGGAACATCAGCCTCTTCAAAGTTAAACTTTGACCACTCAACTTCGCTGTTAAAGTGCACGTCACGATATGTTACCTTATCGTTCACCTTTATATCAAACACATTGTCTACATCCTGAAGATAAAGGGCTATTCTTTCGAGACCATAGGTTATCTCAAGGGAAATCGGATCAAGATCAATGCCGCCAGCCTGCTGAAAATATGTAAACTGAGTTATCTCCATACCGTCCAACCACACTTCCCAGCCAATTCCCCATGCGCCTAAGGTTGGTGATTCCCAGTCATCTTCTACAAATCTTATATCATGTTTTTTAATATCCAGGCCAAGAGCCTCAAGACTTCTGATATATATGTCCTGAGTGAATATCGGAGCAGGTTTTAATATAACCTGAAACTGATAATAGTGCTGCAATCTATTTGGGTTCTCACCATACCTGCCATCAGTAGGTCTCCTGGATGGCTCTACATAGCAGGCATTCCAAGTGTCTCGCCCCAAAACCTTTAAAAAGGTTGATGGATTCATTGTCCCAGCACCTTTTTCCACATCATAGGGCTGAAGCATTACACAACCATTTTTTGTCCAAAAATCCTGAAGTTTTAATATAATCTGTTGAAAATTTAATTTTTTAATCTCAAACACCTCCTAAACGTTTTGGGGAAACCCACATGGTAGGTTTTTTATCAAACAATAATCTTTTAAAAACAAAAAACATTATAAACATCCAAGTCAACATATAGCAAGAAAAAAATACAGATATCAATAACCTTCTGAAAAAGCCTATTTTAAAATAATCTTTCAGAAAATATATTGAAACTGGAAAGATTAAAAAAGAGTATGAAAAAAACATAATTAGAAAAATTATGACGTTACCCTTTCCCAATATTAACAATCCTATTTCCTCAAATATAGAGAGTATAGCAAAAAAAGGAACTAAAAATTCCGAAATAAAAAAAAGAAAGAAGTCCAGATTAGATTTCTTTGATTCACTCAAACCTTTTGCGCAATCATCTTTTGGCTTTCTGGTAAAAGACCTCTTTATTATAAGTGCAGAATACTTAATATATCTCTTTAGCGATCCCTCAAGCCACCTAAACCGTTGCGCCCACCATGAAGAAAAATCAAAAACAGTTTGTTCATAGACAAATGGGTACTCAAGAAACACTATCTTTTTGCCATTAAAGAACAATCTGGAAGACATCTCGAGATCGTCTGTAATAGAATCTTCGTCAAACCCCCCGACATATTTCAACACATCGCTTTTGATTACCATCCCTGTCCCCCTGAGTTCGACCGCACCACCAAAAGCATTTCTGGACTTTTGCATAAAGGAATCCAAGCACAGCTCAAGGGAAGATAGGTATGAAATTAAATTATAGTTTGGATTGGATGAAATTTTTCTCAACTGAATAGCATCAGGCTTAAATTCGCTGACAAAATTCGAAATTCTAATTAGATCGTCTTTATCAGAAAAATATGAATCTGCATCTAACATAACAATATGTGTGCCTGAACAAAGTTTTATGCCATCGTTTAAACTGGCTGATTTGCCAGGCTTAGAATCTTTATCTCTGTGTAAAACTTTAATTTCTCGGTAGCTATTTATATTAGAAATCTCACTTCTTTTATTATCAAATTTTTTATTATAAATAGAGACAAATTCATCTACAATTTTTCCAGTCTTATCGCTCGATCTATCATCGACTACAACAATTTCAAAATTTCCAGCTAATCCTAAAATCTCTTTTAGAGTCTTTTCTATTACACTTTCTTCATTGTGCGCACAAATTAAAATACTAAATTTACAATGTGAGCCATCATTTTTGCCCTTTGTTAAGTTCAAATCAAATAAATTACCAGCACTTTCAACTTTTTTAATGAGATAGGAAAGATAGATAAAAAAGATAAAAATAAAAAATATATAAAATACTATCATTATTTCTCTTATAAAAAACCAAATTAGAAAATACAAACATACGAACACAACAGTTAGGACAGATCTGTGGGTCGCAAGATAAGAAAATATATTTGATATAACCCGTGATCTGGCTCCTATATAATTTTTGCATTCAATATCTTTGCTTTTAGAATTAATTATCTACACCTCACAATTTTTTAATAAAAATATTGTTCAAAGCCTATTATTAATTAATAATTTTCTTGAACTAACTACATTATAATAAACATTTTCCAACATTTGCATTTGCTTAAATATATTAAAATCATCTATAATCTCTTCCCTTGATCTCTTAGAACACTCTTCTCGCATAACTCTATCCCTGTAGCTATCCATTAATGCGCGCGAAAGCTCATCCTTTAGGTTCATAGGATCTAAAAGTATTCCAAAACCGTGCAGCGCATCCTTTGTGGCTCCTACGTCGGTAGCTATGCACATAACCCCAGAACTCATAGCCTCTAAGAGAGCAAGAGACAACCCCTCTATTGATGATGGTAGAACAAAAACGTCGCTGGATCTGTATATGTCTTGTTTTAAATTTAAGTCTGCCTCGCCAAAGAAAATTATGTTTTTGTGCTCAAAATCCTTTTTTAGCTTAATAAGCTCAATACCGTCGCCAACAATTAAAAGCTTAACTCTCTCAGGAAAATTATGTTCCAAAAATGCCTCGCACAATACTCTTACATTTTTTTCAGGGCTTATTCTCCCCAAGAAAAGAAACAAAAAATCCGCCTCAAGCCTTTCTTTAAGATCGGAAAAACCTGGCGAATATCTTATCGGGTCAACCCCATTTGGTATAATCTGAAGTTTTTCTTTTTTTACGCCCTTTTCAATAAGGAATTCACTCTGCACTGATGAAAGGGTAACGATTTTGTCATAATTGTTCAGAAATGGGGCATAAACATTGTAAACGAGCTGTGAAAACACGCCCCATAAGGTTTTATTTTTGTCAAAAGGAGGATGAAATGTAGCAACCACAGGAATTTCATCAAACAGATCTGGTATAAAAAAATCTAAAAAAGACAGTGTCAAAGATATGTGTATACAATCTGGTTTTACCGACTTCACAATATCTTTCAATTTTTTTATCGTCGATGGCGCTATCATAATGTATGGCTGAGTCTTAAATAGATATGGTAAAAAGCTTCTGTCGGCCTCGTCTTCGCCTTCATCGAAAAGTAGAAGGTGAATGCTGTGTCCTCTTTCTTCAAGCTTTTCCTTAATTTCCTGAACATAAACCGAATTTCCATCAAGCGGGGAAAGCCTACCAAGAATCAATATTTTAAGCTTATCCAACACTGTCGGCCTCCAATGCAACAGATTTCATAGAAAAATATAATGACGAGGTTAAAACGCCAAGCACCAGAAAACATATTCTTACGCCAAACATGTCTGCCAGTCCGCCAGTAAAAAGAATGGGAAAGGTCGAAGTAAAACTGATAAACATATTTAAGATGGAAAAAACTCTCCCTCTAAAAGATTCTTTTACCACCTTCTGTATCATAGACTGAATTGGGATGTTTACAAGCGCATTTGAAATTCCTAAGAAGAATGAAACAATCGGAATAATAAAGATCTGAGTAAATACAGACATTAAAACCAGACACAAACTTGCAAACAATATTCCTGCTCTTACAATTACAGAGTTTTTGAACGCAGTTGTTTTAATATGGCCTATAATTAAGGATCCTATAACCATCCCAAGGCCAGCAGGGACGACAATTATAGAAAAATTAGCCTCGCTAAGATGCAAGACCTCTCTAACATATCCCACTGCCAGAACGCTTACCATACCCATTAAAGAGGTAGCAATAGATTGTTGGAGTATTAATACCTGAATTAGCTTTGAAGACTTTATATAACTAAAGGAATCAAAAAGTGCCTTCTTGAAAGAGCAGGTTTTAATATCCGGGTGGGGTCTGTCATTTGGCAAAATTGAAGAAACGAATGACGCTATCAAATATGATATTGCTGCGAACAGCACCGCTATCTTTATGCCAAAAAACAAAACAACTGGACTAATAGCAGCGAAACCAAGTATAAATGACATTACCCATGTAACGTTAAAAAGCGAATTAGCAGCAGGCAAGTTTTTCGTTGATGCAGTTTTTGGTATCATGGCGAATTCTGCAGGAGCAAATATAACAATCAAGGACGCTATAAGAAAGCTATACAGATAAATTGCAAAAAGGTTATTCAAAAAAAATACTAAAGCAGTAGATAAAAGACTCCTTAAAACATTTATGGTTATCAAAATAACCTTTCTATCCATCTTGTCCAAAAAAACTCCAACAAAGGGCGCTATTATTACAGAAGGAAGGGCAAAAGCAACCATCAAAGAAGAAACGCTAATATTGGTACTGGTAATATTAGAAACTGCGATCATTAAGGCTGCCATTAAAAATTTATCTGAAAACTGTGAAAAGATTTGTGCAATCCACAGTCTCAAAAAATATTTATCTTCAAAAATCCAAATTTTTCCCATAGACTTCCTTATCCACAAGTTTTATCGATTTTGGCAGGTAGCCCAAAATGTCGATAATTCTTCTCTTTATATTCTTATAATCCTCTACATCATCATTGCAAACGGTTGTATCTAAGAAGCCAGCGCAATAAAACTCTTCATTCAAACACCTTACCAACCAGGCTAAGTCTTTAAATTGCGTTTCTCCATCAGAAATTATATTTTCAGCTACTCTTTCCACAGATTCAAAAGCACCTCTTGCAATCTTATCTATTATGTCCAGGTATGACAGTAACAAGATAGACTGATTGAAAGATTTTATTTCAGGCGATCTTATAATATTATATTCATTTAAAATTGCAACTTCACTCTTTGTCTTGACAAGTTCTATGTCCACAAGGGTGCCAGGAAAAACCAATTTTCTAAAAATATTTTTTTTGTTGCCTCTTAGAAAAACCGGAACTGAGCCTTCTTGATCTGTTAGAATCTTTACGATAAAACTGTTCTCTCTTATAGGAAAAGATCTTAAAAAGATACCCCTGTATATCATTAAGTCAGTTTAAAAGGGCGTCCTAATAGATCTGACAACAATACAATCTTTCTTTCGCTCTCTGAAACAAGGATAATTGGGAAATCGCCGCTCACAAATTCAGACAAAACCTGAAGGCAACAACCACACGGATATGGCAGCACATCTTTATTGTAAACGCAAAGACAAAGGAAATTGCTATTTCCGGATGAAACAGACTTAAATATGGCCACCCTCTCAGCACACATAGTAGCGCCATAAGAAGAATTTTCTACATTACATCCTAAAAATATATCTCCCTTATCTATCAACAAGCTAGAGCCGACAGCAAATTTAGAATAAGGCGAATAAGAAAACAATGAAGCTTTTTTAGCCCCATTTATAAGTTTTTCTATTAAGTTTTCATTTGTTTTACATTTAGAGTTTAAATGTAAATTTATCTTATCTTCCATATTCAAATTTTTTACCCCATACAATTAATAATTATATCCAACTAAAAATACTAAATGCACATAAGCT is a genomic window of Thermodesulfobium sp. 4217-1 containing:
- the glyS gene encoding glycine--tRNA ligase subunit beta; amino-acid sequence: MRYLLEIGCEEMPFNFASSVYADFKDVFLNKLSEIFSGEDLEMIKQKTECYATPRRIVLLTQLPDSTPVKKQKIKGPPVRFAYDSDMKPLPALFKFVEKFNISIEEVEIDKTDNGEYVAFYKSDKGIKASDVIRDLVPRIVSELKMPKNMRWGVGIRFVRPIRWILSMSDEGPVKLSLGEMSSDEFTYLERFTPSEKYEVNSIEDYFKIMKERNIILNQDERAKRIDLEIKNILGKDKKIVYDEDLLREVLFLVESPKAFLGSFNPDFLKLPKEVLITVMARHQRYFAVVDENDKIMPNFVGIINGVDKDTKIVCAGNEKVLKARLSDAMFFMKKDLTKKLRDRLDDLGTISYLEGLGNYLDKTFRIRELSLAFNRFFDINLDEDLIKNSSTLLKCDLVTQMVFEFPELQGIMGRIYAEKEGMNPEISTAIEEHYLPINMRSPLPTILLGKLLSFSDKCDHLFMSFLNNLTPTGSGDPYGQRRASAGVLRILMDSEYENELEEIFNFALNSISYITTLPSRDISALINFMKNRMSSIFIDMGYRYDLVDAVLDVTSSPVKAKRRLAVLNEWSKRDDFFDIVSTIIRLGRIISDKEEIISFDPSILVEKEEKELFERFSNLKGSLDNAILNKNYDEILGIIVALSGPVHTFFEKVLVNVDDSKLRDNRKALLNSISLPFFRLWNWKKIVRNQ
- a CDS encoding glycine--tRNA ligase subunit alpha, whose translation is MKKLNFQQIILKLQDFWTKNGCVMLQPYDVEKGAGTMNPSTFLKVLGRDTWNACYVEPSRRPTDGRYGENPNRLQHYYQFQVILKPAPIFTQDIYIRSLEALGLDIKKHDIRFVEDDWESPTLGAWGIGWEVWLDGMEITQFTYFQQAGGIDLDPISLEITYGLERIALYLQDVDNVFDIKVNDKVTYRDVHFNSEVEWSKFNFEEADVPMLRRHFDDYEQQALRLVNLGLVRPAYDYVLKCSHNFNLLDARGAIGVLERTHYISRVRNLAKEVAKKMVNVEENHIEHKKKNA
- a CDS encoding glycosyltransferase family 2 protein — encoded protein: MIVFYIFFIFIFFIYLSYLIKKVESAGNLFDLNLTKGKNDGSHCKFSILICAHNEESVIEKTLKEILGLAGNFEIVVVDDRSSDKTGKIVDEFVSIYNKKFDNKRSEISNINSYREIKVLHRDKDSKPGKSASLNDGIKLCSGTHIVMLDADSYFSDKDDLIRISNFVSEFKPDAIQLRKISSNPNYNLISYLSSLELCLDSFMQKSRNAFGGAVELRGTGMVIKSDVLKYVGGFDEDSITDDLEMSSRLFFNGKKIVFLEYPFVYEQTVFDFSSWWAQRFRWLEGSLKRYIKYSALIIKRSFTRKPKDDCAKGLSESKKSNLDFFLFFISEFLVPFFAILSIFEEIGLLILGKGNVIIFLIMFFSYSFLIFPVSIYFLKDYFKIGFFRRLLISVFFSCYMLTWMFIMFFVFKRLLFDKKPTMWVSPKRLGGV
- a CDS encoding glycosyltransferase family 4 protein, with translation MDKLKILILGRLSPLDGNSVYVQEIKEKLEERGHSIHLLLFDEGEDEADRSFLPYLFKTQPYIMIAPSTIKKLKDIVKSVKPDCIHISLTLSFLDFFIPDLFDEIPVVATFHPPFDKNKTLWGVFSQLVYNVYAPFLNNYDKIVTLSSVQSEFLIEKGVKKEKLQIIPNGVDPIRYSPGFSDLKERLEADFLFLFLGRISPEKNVRVLCEAFLEHNFPERVKLLIVGDGIELIKLKKDFEHKNIIFFGEADLNLKQDIYRSSDVFVLPSSIEGLSLALLEAMSSGVMCIATDVGATKDALHGFGILLDPMNLKDELSRALMDSYRDRVMREECSKRSREEIIDDFNIFKQMQMLENVYYNVVSSRKLLINNRL
- a CDS encoding MFS transporter → MGKIWIFEDKYFLRLWIAQIFSQFSDKFLMAALMIAVSNITSTNISVSSLMVAFALPSVIIAPFVGVFLDKMDRKVILITINVLRSLLSTALVFFLNNLFAIYLYSFLIASLIVIFAPAEFAMIPKTASTKNLPAANSLFNVTWVMSFILGFAAISPVVLFFGIKIAVLFAAISYLIASFVSSILPNDRPHPDIKTCSFKKALFDSFSYIKSSKLIQVLILQQSIATSLMGMVSVLAVGYVREVLHLSEANFSIIVVPAGLGMVIGSLIIGHIKTTAFKNSVIVRAGILFASLCLVLMSVFTQIFIIPIVSFFLGISNALVNIPIQSMIQKVVKESFRGRVFSILNMFISFTSTFPILFTGGLADMFGVRICFLVLGVLTSSLYFSMKSVALEADSVG
- a CDS encoding recombination protein O N-terminal domain-containing protein; this translates as MIYRGIFLRSFPIRENSFIVKILTDQEGSVPVFLRGNKKNIFRKLVFPGTLVDIELVKTKSEVAILNEYNIIRSPEIKSFNQSILLLSYLDIIDKIARGAFESVERVAENIISDGETQFKDLAWLVRCLNEEFYCAGFLDTTVCNDDVEDYKNIKRRIIDILGYLPKSIKLVDKEVYGKNLDF
- the cdd gene encoding cytidine deaminase encodes the protein MEDKINLHLNSKCKTNENLIEKLINGAKKASLFSYSPYSKFAVGSSLLIDKGDIFLGCNVENSSYGATMCAERVAIFKSVSSGNSNFLCLCVYNKDVLPYPCGCCLQVLSEFVSGDFPIILVSESERKIVLLSDLLGRPFKLT